CaccggcatcgtcatcaacgagggcggccggCGTGCCTCCTCCTCGGCTCCTCCGCGTTTAGTCAAGCCGAAGACGGAGTCGGGGCTCGCCGCCGTCAAGCCGGAGCCGGGGCTCCCCGCCGTCAAGGAGGAGGTGCTCGACGATGCAGCGGCCCTCAAATGGTCGCACGACGACTGGCTGCAGACGGAGAGGGAGTGCCAGTGCGCCGCCTTAGCGCGGTTCAAGGCTCGTCGTCCTGGCCGGGACGAGGGGGGCATCGTCGTCCtcgacgacagcgacgacgacgacgacgcgccgccaccgccggtcCGCCATGGAGACGCCGGGCAGGGGTCCAGTAGGGGCGGCTGCGCCGTCAAGAAGGAGAaggccgacgacgacgacgaggacggcggTGACGTCGGCGACTTCGCCTCGCTGATCGACTTCTTCGCCCCGTAGATGCCTTTTTTAATAATTTATGTAAAACGCCGAACATGTTTAATATGAATGTCAAGTTTGCCGAATTTTAGCCGAACTTTGCCGAATTcatattttttaaaataaaaaaacGTCTGGGGCGATCCTGGGGCGAGCGGCTGGGAACCCGCTCGCCCCCGCGCTGATTTTAGCGCCGGCTCGTCCCCGGGGGCGCGTAAAATCGCCGCATGAGGGGCAGGCCAACGGCTGGGAATGCTCTTAACTATAGGAGGAGAGGAGAAGGTTGCGGCAGGGCCAACCGGTCTGTGAACCTTTTCAACCAAACTACCGGTATCTGAATTACTGACAGTAAAGAATCAGGGGGTCAGCTGAATGTGATATATAGACAACCTCGTAAAACAAGCAGCGAGTACAGAAGCCAATCATGATTAAGGGATCATTAGCCAACCGCGTAGTCACAGGCACATGCTGCCGGACGAAATCTGCTTATCTGCATGTCACGCTACTTTCGATCATAATTCTGGAGCCGACGGACTAGTGCGCGCGCAGCCGTCATGGGCTCGGGTCCCCCACGTCTCGGGCATCTGTCACAGCAGGTGGACCGAGGTTCCACCACTGCGGCAGCGCCCCCACTTCACGGCACGTGGAGGCTCTCAGCGAGTCATCAGTTAGCCAGTCAGCTTTGTCACGGGCAGCTGGTGGTGCGCCCAAAAGAGCGTTTCGTCGTGGAATAATCGCGTTCTCCCATCACACGCTCACACCACTCTTCAGTCAAATATACGGGCAGCTTCGATTAACCACGTGCTCAGAGAATTACGCGGTCGCCACGGCACGGCAAATCTCTCGCTTGAAGCTTCAGATCACGGCGCGGCGATAGGATCAGTCTGTCGGGAAACAACTCCAACTCCAAGCCTGGCTTCAGATTTGACACGTTCCATTCCGCCCGGACACCGGCCACACCCACACGTCTAGTCCCACGACCGGAGACGCGTCCGTCGTCGTGAACCCGTCAAGCAAGACCGATCttgcacacacgcacgcacacgaGCTGACGACCTACGCCCACCCATCATCATCACAGAGGCAGGCATCGTCAGGTACTACTACAAGTCCACAACCAAGCACACGAACCTAATCAAGACCACCAGGTTTCGCCCCGTTGCAGAAGCAGCAGCATCTGGGTTGCCATCAGCATTCAGCATTCAGCAAGACTCGGCCAATGCTGCTGTTACAGATTACAAATGCACCATTAGTAGTAAGGTAGATGCAACTTGTGTACGCAGCCGGCACGCAGCCATCACCCTGTACAACACCACCTCGTCCATTCACATCACCACATGAGCTGCTTGGCCCCTCTCTTCTTGACGACGGCATCGAAGCGGCCGTCGACCATGCTGATCTGGTCCATGAGGGACCGCCGGATGTGGCCCGGCGGCGTCTCGGTGATGCCCGCCAGGTACACGTCGGAGGAGAGGTCGAACTTGAGGGTGGCCATGGGCGTGTTGGGCTTCTTCACCAGGTCGTCCTCCAGCATGATCTCCGCCACCCGGGACAGGATGCTGAACGCCACCCCTACAAGAACCCTCGAGTAGGCCTCCACAATGGCGTGCCCCACATCCTGCACCATCCAAGGAGTTTTTTCAGAGAAACGCACAAGCAAGCATCCCTTTCACCCACCGGCATGTTGTGTCATGACAAACTTATTGTTACCTCGTTATACTGGACCTTCACGACGTCGATGAACGTTGGAGGCAGGTTGGGGAACCTGGACTTCAGAAGCTGGATGAGGGTCTCGACCCTTTTGATGCACGCCGACATCTTCTCCAGCTCCGACGAACTGTCCTTCATGAACTTCCACGAATGCCGTGCAGGGGACCTCCTGCTTCTCTCCTCTGAGATCCTTTGGTTCCATGCAAACAGTGCACCCTCTAACCGGTTCATGGTCTCGAGCACGCTATGCTCGGTTTTTAGACTCAGAGAAACAAAGATTTCTTCGATGGGAATATAGTCCGTGGTTATGGCATGGTACAGGTCTTCACCCAAGCTAGATCTACCAGACTGCAAGTCCAATCAAGTATTCATTACGATCACAACTCGGTAAAAAATGGAAGTAAAATGCGAGTAAATATAATTTGTATACTTGCCTTTGGAAGGGCGTCCATAACAGCCATGGGAATAGGGATCTGAAGCAGGACTTGTTCGTTGATAGACTTGGCAGCTTTGAGGATTTGATGAACAAGTTTTGCCTGAAACACAATCCTTTTCCTCTGGAACTGAGATAGACCTTGTTCAGGGACACAAGGGGATGGAAGCCACCACTTTTTGGTCTGTCTTTCACCATTATTTTTGCCCCGGCCACCTGATCGGCTACCACTCTCCACGTACCAATACTCTGTGTCCACCATCGAGTCCAGAACTTCCTACATATTTGGTTGCATATGCCATTGGTAAATCCAAACTG
The sequence above is a segment of the Aegilops tauschii subsp. strangulata cultivar AL8/78 chromosome 6, Aet v6.0, whole genome shotgun sequence genome. Coding sequences within it:
- the LOC109760707 gene encoding rop guanine nucleotide exchange factor 14; this translates as MRMKTLACCRRRPQDFSVDMDQEPEKVTTYNGLESCIFNSSSYDEDSGVSATTGADGCVTADSLEDEASSCSSSKDVDGSSFSSQCLPLSKQEEHSLYEFDTLDAIHLLPLKGKNPITYTLSAADIEIMKEKFAKLLLGDDVSGGARGVCAALALSNGITNLSATIFGELWKLEPLCEEKKIRWRKEMDWLLSPTTYMVELVPTKQNGADGCMFEIMTPKARSDVHMNLPALQKLDSMLIEVLDSMVDTEYWYVESGSRSGGRGKNNGERQTKKWWLPSPCVPEQGLSQFQRKRIVFQAKLVHQILKAAKSINEQVLLQIPIPMAVMDALPKSGRSSLGEDLYHAITTDYIPIEEIFVSLSLKTEHSVLETMNRLEGALFAWNQRISEERSRRSPARHSWKFMKDSSSELEKMSACIKRVETLIQLLKSRFPNLPPTFIDVVKVQYNEDVGHAIVEAYSRVLVGVAFSILSRVAEIMLEDDLVKKPNTPMATLKFDLSSDVYLAGITETPPGHIRRSLMDQISMVDGRFDAVVKKRGAKQLMW